CACTTGCTCAACCACATATCGGGCATTCCGGCGACGCCCAACGGGGATTTCCGGACCGACTATAGCGACGAACAATTGCTGGCGATCATCACGAAACAGGATCTGAACTTCGCCGCCGGATCGCGCTGGCGGTTCAGCTATGCCGACTATATCGTGCTGGGTTTCATGATAAAGCGCGTGTCCGGCGAATATTATGCCGACTTCCTCTCGCGACGGGTCTTCGTTCCGCTCGGGATGCGGACGGCGCGTGCCATCGACGAACTGGCGGTCATCCCCAATCGGGCCGCGGGCTATGAACGGCGTGAAAAAGGGCTGCAAAACGCCGAGTGGATTTCGTCGACCGCGAATTCGACGGCGGACGGTTCGCTCTATCTCTCGCCGCTTGATTATGCGGCCTGGGCGGAAGGCATGGCTTCCGGCCGTATACTCAGGCCCTCGTCATGGGCGGAGATCGCGAAGCCGGCCCGCATCGCCGCCGGATGCGCTGTCCCCTATGGGTTCGGCTGGCACCAGGAAAAGGCGGGCGCGCGCGGCGCCTGGTGGCACGCGGGAAGCTGGCAGGGTTTCCAGACCTTCGCCATCCGCTATCTCGACGATAACCTGACCGTGACGGTGTTCGCCAACAGCGACGATGCCGATGCCGACGCCATTGCGCGCGGGGTCGCGGGGCTGATCGAGCCGAAGCTTGCCCGAAAGCCCGCCGCCGCCATCGAGGAGCGCGACCCGCAGATGAAGCAACGCATCGAGCGATTGCTCGGCGATATCGTGCAGGACCGCACGCGCCACGCGGATTTCGTCGATTTCGCGAAACTGGATTATGATGAGCTGACGGCCATGCAGCGCCAGTCGCTCTCGGCGCTGGGGGCATTGCAGGATGTCGCGCTTTTCGATCGTGCGGCCGCCTGTGGAGAGACGCGCTATCGCTATCGCGCGCGCTTTGAGAAGGGCATTGTCGAAACGAGGATCGCCATCGCGGCGGACGGCCGGATCGGCGACCTCGAAATCGTGCCGGTCGGCGCGTGGGATGCGCCGCTCTGACGGTCAGCCGTTCGTTTCACGCCAATCGGCGTAGACGGGCCGCGCCAACTGGAACAGGTCGGAACAGCGGGTGTACCATCCCGCGCCGTGCATCCGCGCGACTAGCTGCATGGCCAGCGTATCGACATGCAGCCGCTCGCTGTCGACCAGGTCGTCGCGAATGTGGAAATGATGCACCTCGCCCAGGACGATCGTCGTCAATCCCGCTTCCACGGTCTGGAACAGGCGGCACTCCATCGAGACCGGCGCGGAGGCGATCCGGGGAGGGGCAACGGAGAGCGAGGGCGCGGTTGCGATCCCCCCATGGGCCAGTTCGTCGAAATCGGGCGGCGCATCGATGCAGGTGAAGTTCATCGCCGCCGCGTCCGCTTCGCTGACGAGGTTGACCACGAACTCGCCGGTATCGAGGATATTGGCCGCGCTGTCCTTGCGCGATCCGTCCGGCCGCCGCATCAGCCCGATCGCCACGAGCGGCGGTTCGGACCCCATCATGTTGAAGAAGCTGTAAGGCGCGGCATTGTCGACCCCGTCGGCCGAACGGGTCGTGAGCCAGGCGATCGGCCGTGGCGTGATCGCGGCGCTCATCAGCTTATAGCGGTCGGCTGCGGCCATGTGGGCGAAGGCGAAATCCATCTGCTTATTCGCCGCCTTCGCGCTTTACCGCGCGTTGTGGTCCGACGTTGACATGAAGTGTGAAGATGTCGGGGCGCGCATAATGCCCCGCGACATCGAAATCATATTTGCCGCGGATGACCTCGTCGGGATCGATGTCCGCGTAAAGAATGTCCTCACCGTCGAAATGCGGACCCGCGAGCGTCGCGCCCAGCGGTGCGACGATCATCGATCCCCCGCGCAACAGCACGGTGTCGGGATCGTCGCCGAGCGCGCAGTCGAAATCCTCGGGCCACGCGCCCCGCGTGATATATTGGCAGGCCGAAAGGACGAAGCATCGCCCTTCCAGCGCGACATGCCGCATCGTCGCCGCCCAGCTGTCGCGGTCGTCGGCCGTCGGCGCGCAATAGAGGGTGATCCCCCGGTCGTACATCGCCATGCGCATCATCGGCATATAGTTTTCCCAGCAGATGACGGCGCCGATCCTGCCGAGTCCGGTTTCGATGACCGGCATCGTCGACCCGTCGCCAAAGCCCCAGATCAGCCGCTCGGCGCCGGTCGGCATCAGCTTGCGGTGCTTGGCCACCAGCCCTTTTTCGCCGTCGAGGAACAGGGCGGTGCAATAGACCGTCCCGCCGTCGCGCTCGATCACGCCGATCACGACGAAGGCGCCGGTCGCGTGGGTCGCTTCGCTCAGCAGTTCGATCTCCGGCCCGTCCAGATCGATGGCCGCTTCATGATAGCGGCGGAAATCCTCGCGGCCTTCGGGGCGGCGCATGCCGACGGGCGTGCCGAAGGACGCGCCTTTTGGATAATCGCCCAGAAACGCTTCGGGAAAGACGATCAGCCGCGCGCCTTTTCCGGCGGCCTCGTGAATGAGCTTTGCGGCCTTGCGCGCGGAGGCGAGCGAGTCGCGCGGTATTGATGAGGCCTGCACGACGGCGGCGCGGAAGGGTGAGGACATGATGCTCCTTTCGAAATGCGGTCTGTCCGCGGTCGATCGCCGTTAGACTACTTGCATTTTGCGGGAGAGCAATATATTTTAAGCCTATAATATCTTGCATGGGAGATGGCCATGAGCCAGCCGAGCTACGATCGATACCGCGAAGACGTCATCGGCCGGGCCAATGTGTCCGACACGCCCGAACTGGTCGATTATTATCGCCGGCTCTCGACGCTGGGCACCGGCGCGCTCTGGACCGTCGCCAACAAGATCGAGCCATGGGAGCCTGTTTCCTCCTCGGTGCCCATGCTGTGGCGCTATGCGGACCTGCGCGACGATGTGCTGAAGGCGCTCGAGCTGGTGACCCCGGAGCAGGCGGGCCGGCGCGTCATCTATCTGGAGAATGAAGGGCGGTCGGACGTGGTGGCCGCTGTCGGCTGGCTCTATTCCGGCCTTCAGGTCATGGCGCCGGGCGAATGCGCGTCGAGCCACCGGCACAGCGCCTCGGCGCTGCGTTTCATCATGGAAGGCAGCGGGGCCTTCACGAATGTCGACGGGCACAAGATGACGCTTGGCCGCAACGACTTCGTGCTGACGCCCAACGGCACCTGGCACGAACATGGCGTGTCGGAAGACGGGTCGATCTGCATCTGGCAGGACGGGCTCGACATTCCGCTGATGAACGCGCTGGAAGCCAATTTCTACGAAGTGCACCCCGACCTCAACCAGGCGGTCACCTTTCCGGTGGACGACAGTCTCGCGATGTGGGCCGGGTCGGGCCTGCGTCCCGCTGGCGTCGGCTGGACCCGGCCCTATTCCCCGCTGCTGAAATATGAGTGGGAACCGACCTATGAGGCGTTGGAGCGCTATGCCCGCGTCACCGATGGATCGCCCTATGACGGGATCATCATGGATTATGTGAACCCGCATACGGGCGGCCCGGTCATGCAGACGATCGGCGCCACGATGCAGATGCTCCGCCCGGGTGAGCGGACGAAGGCCCATCGGCAGACCGGCAGCTTCGTCTACCAGTGCGCGAAGGGCAGCGGCTGGTCGATCATCAATGGCCGGCGGTTCGATTGGCGGGAGCGCGACATCTTCGTCGTCCCGGCCTGGATGTATCATGAGCATGCCAATGCGTCCGACACCGACACGGCCTGCCTCTTCAGCTTTCATGACCTGCCCGCGATGCGCGCGCTCGGCCTCTATCGTGAGGAAGCGCTGGGCGAAAATGGCGGCCATCAACCCATCGTCTGACAATCCAGAAGGAAGAACATGCGTCTTGTAACCTATCGCGCCACCGTTGAAACCGCCGCTCGCCTGGGCGCTGTAGTCGGCGATCTTGTCGTCGACCTCGCCCGCTTCGGCGAGGCGAAGGCGGTGCCGTTCCCATCCTCGATGCTGGAGTTCATCGACCTCGGCCCGCAGGCAGTGGCCATTGCGACGGAGCTTCTCGACGGATGCGGCGGTTCCTTTCCGCTCGGCACGGCTGTTCCGCTCGCGAACGTGAAGCTGCTCGCGCCGATCCCGCGTCCGCGCAAGAATATCTTCGGCATCGGTCTTAACTATACCGAGCATGTCGCTGAAAGCGCCAAGTCTCTCGACACCTCGGCGGATTTGCCGCGCCAGCCGGTGATCTTCTCCAAGCCGCCGACGACCGTCATCGGCCCTGACGAGCCGATCCCGCATAATGCCGGGATCACCCAGCAGCTCGACTGGGAAGTCGAACTCGCCGCGATCATCGGCACGACGGCCAGAAGGGTATCGCGCGACACGGCGCTGCGGCACGTCTTCGGCTATACGGTGTGCATCGACATGAGCGCGCGCGACTGCCGGCGGGCCGGACAGTGGATCTATTCCAAGGGGCAGGACGGCTACGCGCCGATGGGGCCCGTCGTCGTCACCGCCGATGAAATTCCCGACCCGCAGACGCTGGACCTGTGGCTGACGGTCAATGGCGTGGAAAAGCAGCGCAGCAACACCGCCTACATGCTGTTCAAGGTGGACGAACTGATCGCTGACATCAGCCAGGGCATCACGCTCGAACCGGGCGATATCATCGCGACCGGAACGCCTGCGGGCGTGGGCGCCGGACGCGATCCGCAGGAATGGGTCTGGCCCGGCGACGTCATCGTCGCCACGGTCGAGGGGATCGGCCAGTTGCGGCATCCCGTGGTCGCTGCCGCGGTCTGAACCATGCAGCCGGGGATATGGCGGTCGCCTCACCGGGCGTCCGCCATGTCCCCGAAGATGGAGGCACGGTTCCGGTCACTCCGCCGGCACGAGGCCCTCGACCATCCGGGCGCGCATATCGTCAGGCCACGGGATCGCGCGCTGGGCATCGATATCCATGCACACCAGCGTCACCTCCGCCTTCAACCGCTCGCGCCCGTCGCCCGCGAAGGAGACCGCCAGCCGGCAGCTGGCGCGGCCGATCTCGCGGGTGCGAAGGGTGATGGTCAGCCGGTCGCCCAGCGCGCTGGGCGAGAGGAAGTCGACATGGAGCTTCACGGTGGGCACGCCGATGCGGCGTTCGACATGCATCGTCCGGAAATCCACGCCCAGCGCCTGCGCGCACCAATCCTCCACTGCCGCGTTCAGCATCTCGAAATAGCGCGGATAAAAGACGATGCCAGCGGCATCGACATGGGCGAAGCGCACCTCCGTCCGGGTCTCGAACGTCATTCAGTCATTCCTCATCAGTGTCGATTTCAATCCGGACAAAAGGTCCACCAGGGCTTCCATCCGCTCGGCCGGAAAACCGCGGAAGGCGTCCGCGATCCATTTGTGATGGGCCTCGGCCAACAGCTTGAACCGCTCCTGGCCTTCCTGTGTCAGCGAAACGATCGCCGACCGCGTGTCGTTCGGGTCGATGACCGATCGCACGAACCCCTGTGCCTGAAGCTGTCTGACGATCGACGTCACATTGCCGTTCGACACGAGCAATGTGCGCGACAGCTCGCCCATCCTCAGGCCCTCCGGCGCACGGTAAAGCGCCGCCATCACGTCGAAGC
This genomic window from Sphingobium cloacae contains:
- a CDS encoding serine hydrolase domain-containing protein, whose translation is MKNKRFFLAVALASLPLSARADVVDDYLQAAMARQDIPGLAIAVTREGRLLRAQGYGFANLEHKVPVHADTLFKSGAIGMQLTAAAVMLLVEDGKIRLDDSIRTYLPEVPESWQPVTIRHLLNHISGIPATPNGDFRTDYSDEQLLAIITKQDLNFAAGSRWRFSYADYIVLGFMIKRVSGEYYADFLSRRVFVPLGMRTARAIDELAVIPNRAAGYERREKGLQNAEWISSTANSTADGSLYLSPLDYAAWAEGMASGRILRPSSWAEIAKPARIAAGCAVPYGFGWHQEKAGARGAWWHAGSWQGFQTFAIRYLDDNLTVTVFANSDDADADAIARGVAGLIEPKLARKPAAAIEERDPQMKQRIERLLGDIVQDRTRHADFVDFAKLDYDELTAMQRQSLSALGALQDVALFDRAAACGETRYRYRARFEKGIVETRIAIAADGRIGDLEIVPVGAWDAPL
- a CDS encoding flavin reductase family protein, which produces MDFAFAHMAAADRYKLMSAAITPRPIAWLTTRSADGVDNAAPYSFFNMMGSEPPLVAIGLMRRPDGSRKDSAANILDTGEFVVNLVSEADAAAMNFTCIDAPPDFDELAHGGIATAPSLSVAPPRIASAPVSMECRLFQTVEAGLTTIVLGEVHHFHIRDDLVDSERLHVDTLAMQLVARMHGAGWYTRCSDLFQLARPVYADWRETNG
- a CDS encoding carbon-nitrogen hydrolase family protein; the encoded protein is MSSPFRAAVVQASSIPRDSLASARKAAKLIHEAAGKGARLIVFPEAFLGDYPKGASFGTPVGMRRPEGREDFRRYHEAAIDLDGPEIELLSEATHATGAFVVIGVIERDGGTVYCTALFLDGEKGLVAKHRKLMPTGAERLIWGFGDGSTMPVIETGLGRIGAVICWENYMPMMRMAMYDRGITLYCAPTADDRDSWAATMRHVALEGRCFVLSACQYITRGAWPEDFDCALGDDPDTVLLRGGSMIVAPLGATLAGPHFDGEDILYADIDPDEVIRGKYDFDVAGHYARPDIFTLHVNVGPQRAVKREGGE
- a CDS encoding cupin domain-containing protein, which produces MSQPSYDRYREDVIGRANVSDTPELVDYYRRLSTLGTGALWTVANKIEPWEPVSSSVPMLWRYADLRDDVLKALELVTPEQAGRRVIYLENEGRSDVVAAVGWLYSGLQVMAPGECASSHRHSASALRFIMEGSGAFTNVDGHKMTLGRNDFVLTPNGTWHEHGVSEDGSICIWQDGLDIPLMNALEANFYEVHPDLNQAVTFPVDDSLAMWAGSGLRPAGVGWTRPYSPLLKYEWEPTYEALERYARVTDGSPYDGIIMDYVNPHTGGPVMQTIGATMQMLRPGERTKAHRQTGSFVYQCAKGSGWSIINGRRFDWRERDIFVVPAWMYHEHANASDTDTACLFSFHDLPAMRALGLYREEALGENGGHQPIV
- a CDS encoding fumarylacetoacetate hydrolase family protein, with product MRLVTYRATVETAARLGAVVGDLVVDLARFGEAKAVPFPSSMLEFIDLGPQAVAIATELLDGCGGSFPLGTAVPLANVKLLAPIPRPRKNIFGIGLNYTEHVAESAKSLDTSADLPRQPVIFSKPPTTVIGPDEPIPHNAGITQQLDWEVELAAIIGTTARRVSRDTALRHVFGYTVCIDMSARDCRRAGQWIYSKGQDGYAPMGPVVVTADEIPDPQTLDLWLTVNGVEKQRSNTAYMLFKVDELIADISQGITLEPGDIIATGTPAGVGAGRDPQEWVWPGDVIVATVEGIGQLRHPVVAAAV
- a CDS encoding acyl-CoA thioesterase, yielding MTFETRTEVRFAHVDAAGIVFYPRYFEMLNAAVEDWCAQALGVDFRTMHVERRIGVPTVKLHVDFLSPSALGDRLTITLRTREIGRASCRLAVSFAGDGRERLKAEVTLVCMDIDAQRAIPWPDDMRARMVEGLVPAE
- a CDS encoding MarR family winged helix-turn-helix transcriptional regulator, which produces MWVHLLSCAKIGEKRLRRNFEEQFGTTLPRFDVMAALYRAPEGLRMGELSRTLLVSNGNVTSIVRQLQAQGFVRSVIDPNDTRSAIVSLTQEGQERFKLLAEAHHKWIADAFRGFPAERMEALVDLLSGLKSTLMRND